The sequence below is a genomic window from Lolium perenne isolate Kyuss_39 chromosome 4, Kyuss_2.0, whole genome shotgun sequence.
GAGCGGAGAAATTCTGTCCACCAACTTGGAAGGTTACATCGGCTGCATCCTTGTTCTTCAGGAGGTCGCCGAGATGCTGGTGCAAGTCGGTCGGAGGAAACCTCGTCACTTCACTGTGGATCTCCTTCGTGACGGTGACATCGCACCTGAGGATCAAACAATCGTCTCTCAAATACACAGATCCCTCCAGATCAGCCTTCTTGATGGAAGCCCAGCATGAACCTTGGCTTGTGAAGGTGTCGACAGGGTGGGTATGGCTGAAAGGCACTGGCTCTCCATTCTTGTCAATTATGTTGAACGTGAATTTCGCCTTCACATCTTGGGTGCCGGCAGAATAAAGAAGCAGATAGAAAGATACGAAATCGGCATAATCCTTAACTCTACCGTTTGGGTAATAGTTCACGGCCCAGCTGTGACCTCCAACACTGAGAGGGGCAAAAGCCAGAAAGTCGCCGGTCTTCAGTAGCGCCTTGGCTCTCCAGTAGTCATCTACCTTCAGCACATATGACCTTTCCTCAGATTCGGCTACAAGGGCAGCAGAGATCTTGCAGTGTTCTGCCATGCTGGAGGTGGACTTGGTGGCTTGGAGAAGGATGGAAGATCTGCGAGAGGAAGGATTTGATGAGTTATATACTACGAGTAGTATACAGGTGCACTAGGGAAGTTAGATCCATTTGTTTCACACGCGATCAGACGAAAGCAGAGGCCTGTTCGTACCTCGATTCC
It includes:
- the LOC127292428 gene encoding BTB/POZ and MATH domain-containing protein 1-like; translated protein: MAEHCKISAALVAESEERSYVLKVDDYWRAKALLKTGDFLAFAPLSVGGHSWAVNYYPNGRVKDYADFVSFYLLLYSAGTQDVKAKFTFNIIDKNGEPVPFSHTHPVDTFTSQGSCWASIKKADLEGSVYLRDDCLILRCDVTVTKEIHSEVTRFPPTDLHQHLGDLLKNKDAADVTFQVGGQNFSAHRCVLAARSSVFKAELLGAMKENSTSTPVEICDMEADVFKSLLHFIYTDTVPPAIETTSNNGAEAREGLVMAGHLLVAADRYNIGRLKLICEDKLCNHIDSDMVATSLALAEQHGFHGLKEACLKFLASPSNLEAMMASDGFEHLKSSCPSVLKELIARTLPAELKATKDLIMAIW